One genomic window of Salvelinus alpinus chromosome 17, SLU_Salpinus.1, whole genome shotgun sequence includes the following:
- the LOC139543048 gene encoding myelin transcription factor 1-like isoform X1, protein MPGQWSDLEVMVSAVTLRRDSAKVMEVCEFSEKENEFRGELLNQRWTRGERISRCQPTQRLQSGPIKMSVESDDKRSTRSKGIRVPIELVGQELSCPTPGCNGSGHISGRYSRHRSVLGCPLARKRRLADAEAEQDQPSSKRKSHPLKLFMDEGFGMDSDGSSEEVEEEAKEEDEKEEKTEELTQEQPQQEEETEEEQKEREEEENTDQEEEENTDQEEEENTDADEEECMIIEPVSSKIACEAEEGEWPKREDYSSYHQILANSLLHLGGVPDTTETTSHEPVTMETEKDVTAVKHSAVVVEHSEAQEEEKEGQEAEEEEEEQQLAEKEEEEEEDEEEEEEGSVKVNEEPSVVDRVEEEEEEDEIEETREAVTQRTFDHPYFTGDIHQQQDKAEEDEEEEEYEEERREAKHQPHDILEEEEEEEGEEEEDEDDIEEVDVRVHPVFLPTTITITAAAQGPATQREREEHRARTTEDYISHRTSHLENYNPHRTSPLENYNPHRVSPLQHYTSHKASTASDIIEVRSEDSGRDYDEEDGEEEEEGDSLSQRWTDESEMYDMTRGNLGLLEQAIALKAEQVKGPRDLLLLRHPVVTPELHHRYFTMDDRPKHLDTMRKSYFSSKAVSTEGSRPEKREIKCPTPGCDGTGHVTGLYPHHRSLSGCPHKDRIPPEILAMHENVLKCPTPGCTGQGHVNSNRNTHRSLSGCPIAATEKLSKSHNLDKQHLSQPIREHLKESPNNNDRVLRPMCFVKQLEVPHYGQYRPNMVPATPRANLAKELEKYSKVSFDYASFDCQVFGKRMLAPKIPTSEASPKAFKSKLSSPKSPSPSLSLHEGFGKTATSSAYDYSHEAQAAHMAATAILNLSTRCWEKPENLSTKHQDLASKSMDIEVDENGTLDLSMKKPVKREGTSPGVCSPDPSSSSSSLHHGGNSGMTSPHTGHAYKQEHWEEPLDYTKPNRQREEDTEEMEHHTARSFASSDPEDMDLMQDYPEERKYPGEVTTPNFKVQFQQPKDCKKDVLLCPTPGCDGSGHITGNYASHRSLSGCPLADKSLRSLMATHSAELKCPTPGCDGSGHNTGNYASHRSLSGCPRAKKGGLKTSPTKDDKEDSELLKCPVPGCDSLGHISGKYATHRSAYGCPLASRRQKEGLLNGNPFSWKAFKTEAPTCPTPDCDGSGHANGSFLTHRSLSGCPRASFAKKKAKFPGEEYLSTRFRASDVLDNDEDIKQLNKEINELNETNNEMETDMVNLQTQISSMEKNLKNIEEENKLIEEQNEALFMELSGLSHALIRSLANIRLPHMQEPITEHNFNSYLSTLTDMYTNKECFQNPENKALLESINKAVKSIKV, encoded by the exons AAAATGAGTTTCGGGGTGAGCTCCTGAATCAGCGGTGGACGCGAGGCGAGAGGATCAGCCGCTGCCAGCCCACACAGAGACTGCAGAGCGGACCAATCAAA ATGAGTGTGGAGAGTGATGACAAGCGAAGCACACGCTCCAAGGGAATCAGAG TTCCCATAGAGCTTGTTGGACAAGAGCTGAG CTGCCCCACCCCTGGATGCAATGGCTCTGGCCACATCAGTGGGAGATATTCACGACACAGAAG TGTGCTGGGCTGCCCCTTGGCCAGGAAACGACGCCTGGCAGACGCTGAGGCAGAGCAGGACCAGCCCTCCTCTAAAAGGAAGTCCCACCCTCTAAAGCTGTTCATGGACGAGGGCTTCGGCATGGACAGTGATGGGAGCAgcgaagaggtagaggaggaggccAAAGAGGAGgacgagaaggaggagaagacagaAGAGCTGACCCAGGAACAGCCACAGCAGGAAGAAGAAACCGAGGAGGAGCagaaggaaagggaggaggaggagaacacagatcaggaggaggaggagaacacagatcaggaggaggaggagaacacagATGCAGATGAAG AGGAATGCATGATCATTGAGCCGGTATCTAGTAAAATAGCTTGCGAAGCTGAAGAGGGGGAATGGCCTAAGAGAGAGGACTACTCCAGCTACCATCAGATCCTAGCCAACTCTCTACTCCACCTGGGCGGGGTTCCCGACACCACAGAGACCACCTCACATGAGCCCGTTACCatggagacagagaaagatgTCACAGCTGTGAAGCACTCCGCTGTGGTAGTGGAACACTCCGAGGcgcaggaggaagagaaggagggacaggaggcggaagaggaggaggaggagcagcaacttgcagagaaagaggaagaggaggaggaggatgaggaggaggaggaggagggaagtgtTAAAGTAAATGAAGAACCTTCTGTTGTAGatagggtggaggaggaagaggaggaagatgagattgAGGAGACTAGAGAGGCTGTGACACAGAGAACCTTTGACCACCCATACTTCACTGGCGACATCCACCAGCAGCAGGACAAGGCtgaggaagatgaagaggaggaagagtatgaagaggagagaagggaagcaAAGCACCAGCCACATGATAtactagaggaagaggaagaggaggagggggaggaggaggaggatgaagatgaCATTGAGGAGGTGGACGTGAGAGTGCACCCTGTCTTCCtgcccaccaccatcaccatcactgcAGCAGCTCAGGGACCAgccacacagagggagagagaagagcacAGAGCCAGGACTACAGAGGATTACATCTCCCACAGGACCAGCCACCTAGAGAACTACAACCCCCACAGGACCAGCCCACTGGAGAACTACAATCCCCACAGAGTCAGCCCCTTACAGCACTACACCTCCCATAAGGCCTCAACAGCCTCTGACATCATCGAGGTGCGTTCAGAGGATTCGGGTAGGGACTACGATGAAGAagatggtgaggaggaggaagaaggtgaCAGTTTGTCTCAGAGGTGGACAGATGAGTCAGAGATGTATGATATGACCCGGGGCAACCTGGGGCTCCTGGAGCAGGCCATCGCCCTGAAGGCAGAACAGGTGAAGGGGCCCCgcgacctcctcctcctccgtcacCCCGTCGTCACCCCGGAGCTCCACCACCGCTACTTCACCATGGACGACCGGCCCAAACACCTGGACACCATGCGCAAGAGCTACTTCAGCAGTAAAG CTGTCTCTACAGAGGGCAGCAGGCCAGAGAAGAGGGAGATCAAATGCCCCACCCCTGGCTGTGACGGGACTGGTCATGTtaccggactctacccccaccaCCGCAGCCTGTCTGGCTGTCCTCACAAGGACAGGATCCCCCCTGAGA TCCTGGCCATGCATGAGAACGTGCTGAAGTGTCCGACTCCAGGCTGCACCGGACAGGGCCATGTTAACAGCAACCGCAACACCCACCGCAG TTTGTCAGGATGCCCCATCGCAGCCACAGAGAAGCTTTCCAAGAGCCACAACCTTGACAAGCAGCATCTCTcccagccaatcagagagcatCTCAAAGAAAGTCCCAACAACAATGATAGAGTTTTGAG gcCCATGTGCTTTGTGAAGCAGCTGGAAGTACCTCACTATGGGCAGTACAGGCCCAATATGGTGCCTGCCACACCTCGTGCCAACCTGGCCAAGGAGCTGGAGAAGTACTCCAAGGTCTCCTTTGATTATGCAAGCTTCGACTGTCAGGTGTTTGGGAAACGCATGCTTGCTCCAAAGATACCGACCAGCGAAGCCTCACCCAAAGCCTTCAAAT CTAAACTCTCGTCCCCCAAGTCTCCTTCTCCCAGCCTCAGCCTGCATGAAGGTTTTGGAAAGACTGCCACCTCTTCTGCCTACGACTACTCCCATGAAGCCCAGGCAGCCCACATGGCTGCCACCGCTATCCTAAACCTGTCCACGCGCTGCTGGGAGAAGCCTGAGAACCTGAGCACCAAGCACCAGGACCTGGCTAGCAAG AGCATGGACATCGAGGTGGACGAGAATGGGACTCTTGACCTGAGCATGAAGAAGCCCGTCAAACGTGAGGGCACCAGCCCTGGGGTATGTTCCCCggacccctcctcttcctcttcctccctgcacCACGGAGGCAACAGTGGCATGACCTCGCCCCACACGGGCCACGCCTACAAACAGGAACACTGGGAGGAGCCTCTGGACTACACCAAACCCAACCGCCAACGGGAGGAGGATACAGAGGAG ATGGAGCACCACACAGCGCGGTCATTTGCCTCGTCCGACCCTGAGGACATGGACCTGATGCAGGACTACCCCGAGGAGCGGAAGTACCCTGGAGAGGTCACCACCCCAAACTTCAAGGTCCAGTTCCAACAGCCAAAGGATTGCAAGAAAGATGTGCTCCT GTGCCCCACTCCTGGCTGTGATGGCAGTGGCCACATCACTGGAAACTATGCATCCCATCGCAG tctGTCTGGGTGTCCTCTTGCTGATAAGAGTCTTCGGTCCCTCATGGCGACCCACTCTGCTGAACTCAA GTGCCCCACTCCAGGATGTGATGGTTCAGGACATAACACTGGAAACTACGCCTCCCACAGAAG TTTGTCTGGGTGTCCGCGTGCCAAGAAAGGTGGATTAAAAACATCTCCCACCAAGGACGACAAGGAGGACTCCGAGCTCTTAAA ATGCCCTGTGCCTGGCTGTGACAGCCTGGGTCACATCAGTGGGAAGTATGCCACACATCGCAGTGCCTATGGGTGCCCGCTGGCTTCCCGCAGGCAGAAGGAGGGGCTGCTCAACGGTAACCCTTTCTCCTGGAAGGCCTTCAAGACAGAGGCCCCTACCTGCCCCACCCCCGACTGCGATGGATCAGGACACGCCAACGGCAGCTTTCTCACACACCGCAG TCTCTCTGGCTGTCCCAGAGCCTCCTTTGCCAAGAAGAAAGCCAAGTTCCCTGGAGAGGAGTACCTGAGCACCAGGTTCCGGGCCAGTGACG TTCTGGATAATGACGAAGACATCAAGCAACTCAACAAGGAGATCAATGAGCTCAACGAGACCAACAACGAGATGGAGACAGACATGGTGAACCTGCagacacag ATCTCATCCATGGAGAAGAACCTGAAGAACATTGAGGAGGAGAACAAGCTGATTGAGGAGCAGAACGAGGCTCTCTTCATGGAGCTATCTGGCCTCAGCCACGCCCTGATCCGCAGCCTGGCCAACATACGTCTCCCACACATG CAGGAGCCAATCACTGAGCATAATTTCAACAGCTACTTGAGCACCCTGACTGACATGTACACCAACAAGGAGTGCTTCCAGAACCCAGAGAACAAGGCGCTGCTGGAGAGCATCAACAAGGCTGTGAAGAGCATCAAGGTGTAA
- the LOC139543048 gene encoding myelin transcription factor 1-like isoform X4, producing MKLCRTFLENEFRGELLNQRWTRGERISRCQPTQRLQSGPIKMSVESDDKRSTRSKGIRVPIELVGQELSCPTPGCNGSGHISGRYSRHRSVLGCPLARKRRLADAEAEQDQPSSKRKSHPLKLFMDEGFGMDSDGSSEEVEEEAKEEDEKEEKTEELTQEQPQQEEETEEEQKEREEEENTDQEEEENTDQEEEENTDADEEECMIIEPVSSKIACEAEEGEWPKREDYSSYHQILANSLLHLGGVPDTTETTSHEPVTMETEKDVTAVKHSAVVVEHSEAQEEEKEGQEAEEEEEEQQLAEKEEEEEEDEEEEEEGSVKVNEEPSVVDRVEEEEEEDEIEETREAVTQRTFDHPYFTGDIHQQQDKAEEDEEEEEYEEERREAKHQPHDILEEEEEEEGEEEEDEDDIEEVDVRVHPVFLPTTITITAAAQGPATQREREEHRARTTEDYISHRTSHLENYNPHRTSPLENYNPHRVSPLQHYTSHKASTASDIIEVRSEDSGRDYDEEDGEEEEEGDSLSQRWTDESEMYDMTRGNLGLLEQAIALKAEQVKGPRDLLLLRHPVVTPELHHRYFTMDDRPKHLDTMRKSYFSSKAVSTEGSRPEKREIKCPTPGCDGTGHVTGLYPHHRSLSGCPHKDRIPPEILAMHENVLKCPTPGCTGQGHVNSNRNTHRSLSGCPIAATEKLSKSHNLDKQHLSQPIREHLKESPNNNDRVLRPMCFVKQLEVPHYGQYRPNMVPATPRANLAKELEKYSKVSFDYASFDCQVFGKRMLAPKIPTSEASPKAFKSKLSSPKSPSPSLSLHEGFGKTATSSAYDYSHEAQAAHMAATAILNLSTRCWEKPENLSTKHQDLASKSMDIEVDENGTLDLSMKKPVKREGTSPGVCSPDPSSSSSSLHHGGNSGMTSPHTGHAYKQEHWEEPLDYTKPNRQREEDTEEMEHHTARSFASSDPEDMDLMQDYPEERKYPGEVTTPNFKVQFQQPKDCKKDVLLCPTPGCDGSGHITGNYASHRSLSGCPLADKSLRSLMATHSAELKCPTPGCDGSGHNTGNYASHRSLSGCPRAKKGGLKTSPTKDDKEDSELLKCPVPGCDSLGHISGKYATHRSAYGCPLASRRQKEGLLNGNPFSWKAFKTEAPTCPTPDCDGSGHANGSFLTHRSLSGCPRASFAKKKAKFPGEEYLSTRFRASDVLDNDEDIKQLNKEINELNETNNEMETDMVNLQTQISSMEKNLKNIEEENKLIEEQNEALFMELSGLSHALIRSLANIRLPHMQEPITEHNFNSYLSTLTDMYTNKECFQNPENKALLESINKAVKSIKV from the exons AAAATGAGTTTCGGGGTGAGCTCCTGAATCAGCGGTGGACGCGAGGCGAGAGGATCAGCCGCTGCCAGCCCACACAGAGACTGCAGAGCGGACCAATCAAA ATGAGTGTGGAGAGTGATGACAAGCGAAGCACACGCTCCAAGGGAATCAGAG TTCCCATAGAGCTTGTTGGACAAGAGCTGAG CTGCCCCACCCCTGGATGCAATGGCTCTGGCCACATCAGTGGGAGATATTCACGACACAGAAG TGTGCTGGGCTGCCCCTTGGCCAGGAAACGACGCCTGGCAGACGCTGAGGCAGAGCAGGACCAGCCCTCCTCTAAAAGGAAGTCCCACCCTCTAAAGCTGTTCATGGACGAGGGCTTCGGCATGGACAGTGATGGGAGCAgcgaagaggtagaggaggaggccAAAGAGGAGgacgagaaggaggagaagacagaAGAGCTGACCCAGGAACAGCCACAGCAGGAAGAAGAAACCGAGGAGGAGCagaaggaaagggaggaggaggagaacacagatcaggaggaggaggagaacacagatcaggaggaggaggagaacacagATGCAGATGAAG AGGAATGCATGATCATTGAGCCGGTATCTAGTAAAATAGCTTGCGAAGCTGAAGAGGGGGAATGGCCTAAGAGAGAGGACTACTCCAGCTACCATCAGATCCTAGCCAACTCTCTACTCCACCTGGGCGGGGTTCCCGACACCACAGAGACCACCTCACATGAGCCCGTTACCatggagacagagaaagatgTCACAGCTGTGAAGCACTCCGCTGTGGTAGTGGAACACTCCGAGGcgcaggaggaagagaaggagggacaggaggcggaagaggaggaggaggagcagcaacttgcagagaaagaggaagaggaggaggaggatgaggaggaggaggaggagggaagtgtTAAAGTAAATGAAGAACCTTCTGTTGTAGatagggtggaggaggaagaggaggaagatgagattgAGGAGACTAGAGAGGCTGTGACACAGAGAACCTTTGACCACCCATACTTCACTGGCGACATCCACCAGCAGCAGGACAAGGCtgaggaagatgaagaggaggaagagtatgaagaggagagaagggaagcaAAGCACCAGCCACATGATAtactagaggaagaggaagaggaggagggggaggaggaggaggatgaagatgaCATTGAGGAGGTGGACGTGAGAGTGCACCCTGTCTTCCtgcccaccaccatcaccatcactgcAGCAGCTCAGGGACCAgccacacagagggagagagaagagcacAGAGCCAGGACTACAGAGGATTACATCTCCCACAGGACCAGCCACCTAGAGAACTACAACCCCCACAGGACCAGCCCACTGGAGAACTACAATCCCCACAGAGTCAGCCCCTTACAGCACTACACCTCCCATAAGGCCTCAACAGCCTCTGACATCATCGAGGTGCGTTCAGAGGATTCGGGTAGGGACTACGATGAAGAagatggtgaggaggaggaagaaggtgaCAGTTTGTCTCAGAGGTGGACAGATGAGTCAGAGATGTATGATATGACCCGGGGCAACCTGGGGCTCCTGGAGCAGGCCATCGCCCTGAAGGCAGAACAGGTGAAGGGGCCCCgcgacctcctcctcctccgtcacCCCGTCGTCACCCCGGAGCTCCACCACCGCTACTTCACCATGGACGACCGGCCCAAACACCTGGACACCATGCGCAAGAGCTACTTCAGCAGTAAAG CTGTCTCTACAGAGGGCAGCAGGCCAGAGAAGAGGGAGATCAAATGCCCCACCCCTGGCTGTGACGGGACTGGTCATGTtaccggactctacccccaccaCCGCAGCCTGTCTGGCTGTCCTCACAAGGACAGGATCCCCCCTGAGA TCCTGGCCATGCATGAGAACGTGCTGAAGTGTCCGACTCCAGGCTGCACCGGACAGGGCCATGTTAACAGCAACCGCAACACCCACCGCAG TTTGTCAGGATGCCCCATCGCAGCCACAGAGAAGCTTTCCAAGAGCCACAACCTTGACAAGCAGCATCTCTcccagccaatcagagagcatCTCAAAGAAAGTCCCAACAACAATGATAGAGTTTTGAG gcCCATGTGCTTTGTGAAGCAGCTGGAAGTACCTCACTATGGGCAGTACAGGCCCAATATGGTGCCTGCCACACCTCGTGCCAACCTGGCCAAGGAGCTGGAGAAGTACTCCAAGGTCTCCTTTGATTATGCAAGCTTCGACTGTCAGGTGTTTGGGAAACGCATGCTTGCTCCAAAGATACCGACCAGCGAAGCCTCACCCAAAGCCTTCAAAT CTAAACTCTCGTCCCCCAAGTCTCCTTCTCCCAGCCTCAGCCTGCATGAAGGTTTTGGAAAGACTGCCACCTCTTCTGCCTACGACTACTCCCATGAAGCCCAGGCAGCCCACATGGCTGCCACCGCTATCCTAAACCTGTCCACGCGCTGCTGGGAGAAGCCTGAGAACCTGAGCACCAAGCACCAGGACCTGGCTAGCAAG AGCATGGACATCGAGGTGGACGAGAATGGGACTCTTGACCTGAGCATGAAGAAGCCCGTCAAACGTGAGGGCACCAGCCCTGGGGTATGTTCCCCggacccctcctcttcctcttcctccctgcacCACGGAGGCAACAGTGGCATGACCTCGCCCCACACGGGCCACGCCTACAAACAGGAACACTGGGAGGAGCCTCTGGACTACACCAAACCCAACCGCCAACGGGAGGAGGATACAGAGGAG ATGGAGCACCACACAGCGCGGTCATTTGCCTCGTCCGACCCTGAGGACATGGACCTGATGCAGGACTACCCCGAGGAGCGGAAGTACCCTGGAGAGGTCACCACCCCAAACTTCAAGGTCCAGTTCCAACAGCCAAAGGATTGCAAGAAAGATGTGCTCCT GTGCCCCACTCCTGGCTGTGATGGCAGTGGCCACATCACTGGAAACTATGCATCCCATCGCAG tctGTCTGGGTGTCCTCTTGCTGATAAGAGTCTTCGGTCCCTCATGGCGACCCACTCTGCTGAACTCAA GTGCCCCACTCCAGGATGTGATGGTTCAGGACATAACACTGGAAACTACGCCTCCCACAGAAG TTTGTCTGGGTGTCCGCGTGCCAAGAAAGGTGGATTAAAAACATCTCCCACCAAGGACGACAAGGAGGACTCCGAGCTCTTAAA ATGCCCTGTGCCTGGCTGTGACAGCCTGGGTCACATCAGTGGGAAGTATGCCACACATCGCAGTGCCTATGGGTGCCCGCTGGCTTCCCGCAGGCAGAAGGAGGGGCTGCTCAACGGTAACCCTTTCTCCTGGAAGGCCTTCAAGACAGAGGCCCCTACCTGCCCCACCCCCGACTGCGATGGATCAGGACACGCCAACGGCAGCTTTCTCACACACCGCAG TCTCTCTGGCTGTCCCAGAGCCTCCTTTGCCAAGAAGAAAGCCAAGTTCCCTGGAGAGGAGTACCTGAGCACCAGGTTCCGGGCCAGTGACG TTCTGGATAATGACGAAGACATCAAGCAACTCAACAAGGAGATCAATGAGCTCAACGAGACCAACAACGAGATGGAGACAGACATGGTGAACCTGCagacacag ATCTCATCCATGGAGAAGAACCTGAAGAACATTGAGGAGGAGAACAAGCTGATTGAGGAGCAGAACGAGGCTCTCTTCATGGAGCTATCTGGCCTCAGCCACGCCCTGATCCGCAGCCTGGCCAACATACGTCTCCCACACATG CAGGAGCCAATCACTGAGCATAATTTCAACAGCTACTTGAGCACCCTGACTGACATGTACACCAACAAGGAGTGCTTCCAGAACCCAGAGAACAAGGCGCTGCTGGAGAGCATCAACAAGGCTGTGAAGAGCATCAAGGTGTAA